In the genome of Bombyx mori chromosome 13, ASM3026992v2, the window ctaaaATATTGTCCTCTGTATGAGAGCCTACTGCTATAATCCAATTGATCCAGCTCAATCCAGACACCAGAATCTTGCAAAGTTATAATACACTTAACAGATCTTAGTTACTCATTGATTTTCTTGTGTGATACATTTTATGAAAccattttaaatgattttatagaCACACCCCACCCCTAAGTTTGTTGCCAATCTTTCCTGTAACATCCTTAATAGTTAATTGTCTCCACGACTTGCGAAAGCTAAAGGAACAAAGCCCATaaaacatcttttttattttatttataaaagccAAATTGTTTACATGAAATTTCTTTTTGGTTATAAAACATCAAAAATCTTTCGACAAAAATCAGttcgggattttttttttctaaaggttCATTGAACACTCAGTACATTCTCAGAATTTTAGCGAAAAATTACTTCACTTCATTTTGTCCACACTTACGGTGTTGTCATAAACTCACCTCTAAATTGAAGTTCATTTAACTTTCACAACACCTTCGACCTTGGTGGCAAAAATTGGAATATATGAGCTATGTTCCCTTTGCTTATCCATAAGgccaatcaaacaaaaaaagcatACTAAAGCATAGATTAAACACTTATTTTTTAGAAAGCATAGACAAAGCTCATAATAATTCATACATTTCATACTGTAGTGTGTaaagttgttttaaaataaatttcttcaatttaacacaatatttaagagtatgtaaatctttttttgtaaatataggCATATTCCGTTTTTATTAAGTGTTTGCTAGAATCGTACGTACGGATTCCCGGTTCACAATGTCAGAGACAGCTCAAGTTAGCTCTTTACCTCTGCCTCCAAtgcaatatataaatttttacacGGATGAAAATGTTAGAAGAAATAGAGCTCCTCTACCACCTCGACCTATTCATGATTCTTATTCAATGTTTGGTAATTCTTTTAACGCTGATGATGCTATTATACGTTCGTTAGAAAGCCAGGTAAGTCCTAAAACAACTAGTTTACAAACACAAATGTTTATGTAAATAATTCGTTGTAAAAAATTCCTTCAGGGATTTCGAAGATTGTATCCTATGCATTTTGAACGAAGAAGAGAATTGAAGAAACTTAACCATTCACTGCTGGCAAATTTTCTGGATTTGTTGGATTTGCTTGTTCATTGTCCAGATTCTCCAAAGAGAGCAGAAAAAGTAGAAGACCTAAGTTTGTTATTTATTCATATACATCATCTTCTAAATGAATTTAGGCCACACCAAGCAAGAGAAACATTGAGAGTAATGATGGAATTGCAGAAAAGACAGAGGGTTGAAACTGCAGCAAGGTACTATTAATAGCGTTAATTTGTCATATGTTGGTGTTTCTACTATATCTATACTGGACACCAAGGAACCATTCTAGAAAATAAAGATAGATCTCAGATCacaaatgacaaaataaaaaagatgccaacataaatatttaagttaTGTTTTTGCCACACACATGATATAACCATTAAGTGTGTGACTTATCCTTTATTATTTTAGGCTTTAacattataatatgatctttaATTGGGTGGTAATGTGAAAGTCTGATTTAAATTTCACTGGTTGGATTTTCACTGGTTGGAAACATTAGGTGCCACTAGTGATTAGACATTTTTATCTGTTACCACAGTACCTTCATGATTGAGATTCCCAGACATTTTGCCCATCAAtgttatgttaatttatttataattagtagAACCTGAATAAATTTATTGTGTTTAATCTTACCATAGGCTGTTAAACACAAAGTCATATTAAGTTCTCCCAATGTTTGATATTGAAGCAGAATAATGAAAATCAGATTTGTAatgagtttaatttttttttatttttattgcttaggtgggtggatgagctcacagcccacctggtgttaagtggttactggagcccatagacatctacaaagcaaatgcgccacacaccctgAGTTATAGTTCTAAggtgtctcagtatagtcacaacggcttccccacccttcagaccgaaacgcattactgcttcacggcagaaataggcggggtggtggtacccacccgtgcggactcacaagaggtcctaccaccaccagtaaaaaaccttaAACTTgtctcaataaaaaaattttagtaTTCATAATGTCATATCATCTttttcaaaccaaaatctgcccTCTGCACTTTTTAGAGATTTCCAAATTTGAACTGTTTTGagtaatatacaaaaatattttaatataaaaaaaaagaaattagcagATATTGTTTACTGAtactacgagggcggcactgaaaatttcgggaattaacgaagtgacgaagttactatttaaaaatgtatttattgcttatcgaagtattctccgcgaaatttgacacatttttccatacgatggaaccaatcattgaagcaaccattccattcggaagttggggtctccaaaatggccgttttgtaggcgtctacagcttcttcaggtgatgaaaatctctgtccacgcaatttattctttattttagggaaagtatagaaatcattagggcttaggtcggggctgtacggcggatggtctaataattctatgttttcttgctctaaaaactcttttgttctgtgcgcggtgtgagaactcgcattgtcgtgatggaggatgatgcggcggttgcagttctctttacggagttcagaaacgacctgtggcaaacaaatgctagcataccattctgcattaaccgttctttgtccctcaagaggaatagtcgtaacatggccggttttggagacaaacgtggccaccattttttttgcaacactccgtgaacgaacaatttttgttggctttaactcattttcgaacacccaaactcgtgactggttttttgtttcgggttcgtacgcgtatatccaggattcgtcacctgatacaatgttgtatacagcatttgaggatcctgcgtggaatctttcgagagttctgacgcaccaagtaacgcgagccgctttttgctcttcacagagcgaatgcggtatccatcgggaaaacaacttttttacacctaattgttcatgcaagattatttgtatttgactcatgccaatgtctaaagttgcctgaatttcgcggtatgtcacatgtcgatcttcctcaatcagcttacgcacagcatcaacgttttcttgggtgactgcagtttttggacgaccttgaagggaatcatcactgagcttgacacgtccacgttgaaactcagcaaaccagcgataaattgtggttttggatggggcttcatcaccaaatacagaaatcatccggtcaacacactgtttttgtgttaaaccacttcgaaagtcataataaatcatcgctcttgaattttctcgagtcaattccattttctcaacgactaaa includes:
- the LOC101737954 gene encoding mediator of RNA polymerase II transcription subunit 7 translates to MSETAQVSSLPLPPMQYINFYTDENVRRNRAPLPPRPIHDSYSMFGNSFNADDAIIRSLESQGFRRLYPMHFERRRELKKLNHSLLANFLDLLDLLVHCPDSPKRAEKVEDLSLLFIHIHHLLNEFRPHQARETLRVMMELQKRQRVETAARFKKHLDKVQDILQNALQSLPDQNELESNFKVPNELLDQMENNTCNIQKADPCFELDRIMCNVVDNMR